Proteins from one Xenopus tropicalis strain Nigerian chromosome 1, UCB_Xtro_10.0, whole genome shotgun sequence genomic window:
- the hand2 gene encoding heart- and neural crest derivatives-expressed protein 2: MSLVGGFPHHPVVHHDGYPFAAAAAAAASRCHEENPYFHGWLISHPEMSPPDYSMAPSYSPEYANGAAGLDHSHYGGVPGSGAGGLMQRPVKRRGTANRKERRRTQSINSAFAELRECIPNVPADTKLSKIKTLRLATSYIAYLMDLLAKDDQNGETEAFKAEIKKTDVKEEKRKKELNELLKSTVCSNDKKTKGRTGWPQHVWALELKQ, from the exons ATGAGTCTGGTTGGGGGGTTTCCCCACCACCCGGTGGTGCACCATGACGGTTATCCTTTTGCAGCTGCCGCAGCTGCAGCCGCCAGTCGCTGCCACGAAGAGAACCCTTATTTCCACGGCTGGCTAATCAGCCACCCCGAGATGTCTCCCCCCGACTACAGCATGGCACCGTCCTACAGCCCAGAGTACGCCAATGGCGCGGCCGGGCTGGACCACTCCCATTACGGGGGTGTCCCGGGAAGCGGGGCAGGAGGCTTAATGCAACGGCCTGTAAAGAGAAGGGGAACCGCTAACCGCAAGGAAAGGCGCAGGACTCAGAGCATCAACAGCGCCTTCGCAGAACTGCGGGAGTGTATCCCCAATGTGCCAGCGGATACTAAGCTCTCAAAGATCAAAACTCTGCGCCTGGCCACCAGCTACATTGCCTACCTCATGGACCTGCTGGCCAAGGACGACCAGAATGGAGAGACAGAGGCCTTTAAGGCAGAGATCAAAAAGACAGATGTGAAGGAGGAGAAAAGGAAGAAAGAACTG AACGAACTTTTGAAAAGCACAGTTTGCAGTAACGATAAGAAAACCAAAGGCAGGACTGGTTGGCCGCAACATGTCTGGGCTCTGGAGCTTAAACAGTGA